In the Bacillus amyloliquefaciens DSM 7 = ATCC 23350 genome, CGGTGATCCTTTCAAATGCGGGAATTCCGTTTGACCAGGTGTTCACCGCGACGATTATCGCTTCCATTGTCGGAACTTTATGGATGGCTCTCGCTGCGAATTTTCCGATCGCCATTGCCCCCGGCATGGGCTTAAACGCGTATCTCGCCTTTCATGTCGTCGGCGCAGGCAGCGGAATTACGTATCAGACAGCTTTCAGCGCTGTATTTATCGCGGGAGTCATCTTTATTATTTTATCGTTAACGCCTTTAAGAAAACAACTAATAGAAGCAATTCCGGGCAATTTAAAATACGGAATTACGACCGGCATCGGCTTATTTATCGCTTTTATCGGCTTACGCCAATCCGGAATTATCACAGCTGATAAATCTAATTTAGTCGCACTCGGCGATCTTCATTCGCCCGCCGTCATTTTAACGCTTATCGGGCTTATCATCAGTATTGTACTGATGGTGCTGAATGTAAACGGCGCTCTGTTCATCGGCATGGCGCTGACAGCCGTCATTGCCTTCTTGACCGGCCAGATCCATTTTACAAAAGGATTCCTTTCATTCCCGCACCTGCCGGAGGGGCTGTTGATAACAAATCCGTTCGGAGCCCTCGGGGATGTCGTACATCACGGTCTGTATGCCGTTGTGTTTTCTTTTCTTCTCGTTACGATT is a window encoding:
- a CDS encoding NCS2 family permease; translation: MFHLDKHQTTIKREITAGLTTFFTMVYIIVVNPVILSNAGIPFDQVFTATIIASIVGTLWMALAANFPIAIAPGMGLNAYLAFHVVGAGSGITYQTAFSAVFIAGVIFIILSLTPLRKQLIEAIPGNLKYGITTGIGLFIAFIGLRQSGIITADKSNLVALGDLHSPAVILTLIGLIISIVLMVLNVNGALFIGMALTAVIAFLTGQIHFTKGFLSFPHLPEGLLITNPFGALGDVVHHGLYAVVFSFLLVTIFDTTGTMIGVAEQAGLIKNNQLPNARRALLADSTATTVGSIFGTSPTTAFVESSAGVAAGGRTGLTALTIAVMFAVSMFFSPLVSVLSEVSAITSPALIIVGSLMMGAVSNIRWNELDEAFPAFLVILAMPLTSSISTGIALGFISYPLVKLAKKKWREIHPLVIIFAVLFFIQLFILNGH